A stretch of the Uranotaenia lowii strain MFRU-FL chromosome 3, ASM2978415v1, whole genome shotgun sequence genome encodes the following:
- the LOC129754996 gene encoding glucose dehydrogenase [FAD, quinone]-like, which produces MAALFRVLLGIVCSLWGSFLLVQGQDSILSVFEFLQDGGERLNKELPNLVDVKEEYDFVIVGAGSAGCTLAARLSEINDWSVLLIEAGSNENLLMDVPMFVHYLQSYDVNWDYRTKPSDQYCLAFKNNQCRFPRGKVMGGSSVLNYMIYTRGNKRDFDSWAAAGNEGWSFKDVMPYFQKLEHSVVPDAYPGYAGKDGPVSVSYIPYKSTIAKAFVEAAVESGVPYVDYNGPNQIGVSFIQSTTRNGYRDSTNAAYLYPIRNRTNLHVKKKSQVTKIIIDENSKRAIGVKFYYNRKYYTVKARNEVIISAGAIGSPHLLLLSGVGPKKHLQDKGVKPIVDLPVGYNFQDHTAAGALTFLVNKTSSMMLERTLSVENFMNYQVNHNGPFTSIGGCETIGFYDSEHPDDADGWPDFELLQISGTMAGDPAFEHNFNFKHETFQKMFGEVQRKSISGFTVFPMILRPRSSGRISLKNSNPFRYPVIEPNYFSDPYDLEISVRAIRKAQQIVNQPAMQRFNAHLLPNPMPGCEQHQFDSDEYWKCFTRYATYTIYHHVGTCKMGPRKDPTAVVDHRLRVHGMQGLRVVDASIMPSVPAGHTNAPTIMIAEKAADMIKEDWNMVRRR; this is translated from the coding sequence ATGGCAGCGTTGTTTAGAGTGCTGTTAGGGATAGTTTGTTCGTTGTGGGGAAGTTTCCTGCTGGTGCAAGGACAGGACAGTATTTTATCGGTTTTCGAGTTTCTGCAGGATGGAGGGGAGAGGTTGAATAAGGAGCTGCCTAATTTAGTGGACGTTAAGGAAGAGTACGACTTTGTGATTGTGGGTGCAGGTTCAGCTGGCTGCACTTTGGCAGCAAGGCTTTCGGAAATCAATGATTGGAGTGTTTTGCTTATCGAAGCCGGCTCAAATGAAAACTTGCTCATGGACGTTCCGATGTTCGTGCATTATCTGCAGAGCTATGACGTGAACTGGGATTATAGGACAAAACCGAGTGATCAATACTGtttggcttttaaaaataatcagtgCCGATTTCCGCGGGGCAAGGTCATGGGAGGTTCAAGTGTTCTCAACTATATGATCTACACGAGAGGAAATAAAAGGGATTTCGACAGCTGGGCAGCTGCCGGAAACGAGGGATGGAGCTTCAAGGATGTGATGCCTTATTTCCAGAAATTGGAGCATAGCGTGGTTCCTGATGCTTATCCCGGATATGCGGGGAAGGATGGTCCTGTGTCGGTTTCCTATATTCCATACAAATCAACAATAGCTAAAGCGTTCGTGGAAGCTGCCGTTGAGTCTGGAGTTCCTTACGTTGATTATAATGGACCAAATCAGATAGGAGTATCTTTTATTCAGAGCACAACAAGAAACGGATACCGTGATAGTACCAATGCTGCCTATCTATACCCTATTAGGAACAGGACGAATCTCCACGTGAAAAAGAAGAGTCAAGTAACGAAAATTATTATTGACGAAAATTCTAAGCGTGCCATAGGAGTGAAGTTTTACTACAATCGCAAATATTACACAGTGAAAGCCCGAAACGAAGTGATTATTTCAGCTGGTGCCATAGGATCCCCACACCTTCTACTACTCTCAGGAGTAGGTCCCAAAAAGCATCTCCAGGACAAAGGCGTTAAGCCTATAGTAGACCTTCCAGTGGGATACAATTTCCAGGATCACACAGCGGCAGGAGCTCTAACATTCCTTGTCAATAAAACATCCAGCATGATGCTCGAGCGAACTCTTTCGGTGGAAAATTTCATGAACTATCAGGTGAATCACAACGGCCCTTTCACATCTATCGGAGGCTGCGAAACAATCGGCTTCTACGATTCGGAACATCCAGACGATGCAGATGGGTGGCCCGATTTTGAACTGCTCCAAATCAGTGGAACCATGGCCGGAGATCCAGCCTTCGAGCACAACTTCAACTTCAAGCACGAAACCTTCCAGAAAATGTTCGGAGAAGTGCAACGTAAAAGCATCAGTGGCTTCACCGTTTTCCCGATGATTCTGAGACCCAGAAGCAGCGGCCGCATTTCTCTCAAAAATTCCAACCCCTTCCGATATCCGGTAATCGAGCCGAATTACTTCTCGGACCCATACGATCTGGAAATTTCAGTAAGAGCCATCCGGAAAGCCCAACAAATCGTCAATCAACCAGCCATGCAGCGCTTCAATGCCCATCTACTGCCAAATCCAATGCCCGGATGTGAACAGCACCAGTTCGATTCCGATGAGTACTGGAAATGTTTCACCCGGTACGCGACCTACACCATCTATCATCATGTGGGGACCTGCAAAATGGGACCCCGCAAGGACCCCACGGCCGTGGTTGATCACCGGTTACGGGTTCACGGGATGCAAGGCCTCCGGGTGGTGGACGCCAGCATTATGCCAAGTGTCCCGGCCGGGCACACTAATGCCCCGACCATAATGATCGCGGAAAAGGCCGCCGATATGATCAAAGAGGACTGGAATATGGTGCGTCGTCGATAG